A genomic window from Clostridium aceticum includes:
- a CDS encoding DUF2284 domain-containing protein, whose protein sequence is MLNLFYDPQKSGAQYLEDLACSYWNSQVIFTAVELELFAYIGTGSKTLAEITRHYASNENAMDRFLNTLTVLGLLVKYEACYYNSQLASEYLIKDKELYQGDSILWRKELHANWQDLKETLIHGKRLNYIPNEDEEVLKQRTKKYIRAMDCIAKSKAKEVVKFFEGLHLEGSLLDVGAGSGAFSVAFLEEFDGMKATLFDLSSVIEITKGNLADTQPNISYHQGNILEDWDLGTEKFHVILLSNILHAYSEEEVEHILSQAAKWIDPKGFIVAHDFFMEHHSLKARLSDLNMMVNTYNGKVFEGDWVCKTLKNLGFYNEGLLPLESDTALIIASKDKELLKEIHRNPKQSLMLKLRSLNFNNLQLLSTEDIAFTEAAAVKCQFGCEHYGLGKCPPNSLPIEKTKKLLEEFKYALLLEGEPPTKDFQLKILAAEKEAYQQGFYKAFSLWAGPCCLCSQCKPNSTCPQARPSMEGSGIDVFQTVRNLKGNLETLKNKNDYAKYFGLLLLE, encoded by the coding sequence ATGCTTAATCTCTTCTATGACCCTCAAAAATCTGGTGCCCAGTATTTAGAGGATTTAGCTTGCAGTTATTGGAATTCACAGGTAATCTTTACTGCTGTAGAGTTGGAATTGTTTGCCTACATAGGAACAGGGTCAAAAACCTTAGCAGAAATCACCCGTCACTATGCCAGCAATGAGAATGCAATGGATCGGTTTCTCAATACTTTGACAGTTCTAGGTCTGCTGGTAAAGTATGAGGCGTGCTATTATAACAGTCAGTTGGCTTCAGAGTACTTAATAAAGGATAAGGAATTGTATCAGGGGGATTCAATTTTATGGAGGAAAGAACTGCATGCTAACTGGCAGGATTTAAAGGAGACCTTAATCCACGGAAAACGTCTCAACTATATTCCTAATGAAGATGAAGAGGTGCTTAAACAGAGAACAAAGAAATATATCAGAGCAATGGACTGCATAGCAAAGTCTAAGGCAAAGGAAGTTGTCAAGTTCTTTGAAGGGTTACATTTAGAGGGCAGCCTTTTAGACGTTGGGGCAGGGTCCGGTGCCTTCTCTGTAGCTTTTCTAGAGGAATTTGATGGGATGAAGGCCACTCTTTTTGATTTAAGTTCTGTTATTGAAATAACCAAAGGAAATTTAGCAGATACGCAACCTAATATTTCCTACCATCAAGGAAATATATTAGAGGATTGGGATTTAGGAACAGAAAAATTTCATGTAATCCTATTATCCAATATTCTTCATGCCTACTCAGAGGAGGAAGTGGAGCATATTTTAAGCCAAGCGGCAAAATGGATTGATCCAAAAGGATTCATCGTTGCACATGATTTTTTTATGGAACATCATTCCCTAAAGGCTCGATTGTCTGACTTAAATATGATGGTGAATACCTATAACGGCAAGGTGTTTGAAGGGGATTGGGTATGTAAAACATTAAAAAACTTGGGGTTTTACAATGAAGGGCTTTTACCATTGGAAAGTGATACAGCCCTCATCATCGCCTCAAAGGATAAGGAACTTTTAAAAGAAATTCACAGAAATCCAAAACAAAGTCTGATGTTAAAGCTGAGAAGCCTTAACTTTAATAATTTACAACTTCTATCCACCGAAGACATAGCCTTCACTGAAGCAGCGGCGGTAAAATGTCAATTTGGTTGTGAACATTACGGATTAGGAAAGTGTCCTCCCAATAGTCTGCCTATAGAAAAAACAAAAAAACTTTTAGAAGAATTTAAATATGCCTTACTGCTAGAGGGGGAGCCCCCTACAAAGGATTTTCAACTTAAAATATTGGCAGCTGAAAAAGAGGCCTATCAGCAGGGATTTTACAAAGCCTTTAGTCTTTGGGCCGGTCCCTGTTGTCTATGCAGTCAATGTAAACCCAACAGCACTTGTCCCCAGGCAAGACCCTCTATGGAGGGATCAGGTATAGATGTTTTTCAAACAGTAAGAAATTTAAAGGGAAATCTTGAAACATTAAAAAATAAGAATGACTACGCCAAATATTTTGGTTTATTATTATTGGAGTGA
- the bzaB gene encoding B12 lower ligand biosynthesis ThiC-like protein BzaB, which translates to MNQIDAARAGKVTEEMEIVALQEQVEVEFVRKGVAEGRIVIPKNRVRNRSKICGIGAGLDIKVNALIGTSSDRDQMDMEMKKLRIAEEAGCHSFMDLSTGGDIDGMRKQSLSLANVAVGSVPVYQAGVEAIDKKGSIVGMTSDDLFETIEKHAADGMDFMAIHCALNFDIIHTLQKTGRVTDVVSRGGSFLTGWMLQNQKENPLYEEFDRLLKIMKAYDVVLSIGDAIRPGSTADSLDQSQIKGLMVAGDLVKRALAAGVQVMIEGPGHVPLNHVKTTMELQKKLCHNVPYYILGFLATDVAPGYDNITGAIGGAFAGMHGADFLCYLTPAEHLGLPNEDDVRTGVISTRIAAQAANVARKRGHVINNELQMAKARVGMNLEQQLQRAIHPEVLKAAMKNQKNDNHHCSACGDDDCAMQVAAKYFGIA; encoded by the coding sequence ATGAATCAAATAGATGCGGCAAGAGCAGGCAAGGTTACAGAAGAAATGGAAATCGTTGCATTACAAGAACAAGTTGAAGTGGAATTTGTTAGAAAGGGTGTAGCAGAAGGAAGAATCGTTATACCTAAAAATAGAGTAAGAAACCGTTCGAAAATATGTGGTATTGGTGCAGGTTTAGATATTAAGGTGAATGCCCTCATCGGTACCTCCAGTGATCGAGACCAAATGGATATGGAGATGAAAAAATTAAGGATTGCTGAAGAAGCCGGCTGTCACTCCTTTATGGATTTAAGTACCGGAGGAGATATAGACGGTATGAGAAAACAAAGCTTATCTTTAGCCAACGTAGCTGTAGGGAGTGTACCTGTTTATCAAGCAGGGGTGGAGGCAATAGATAAAAAGGGTAGTATTGTAGGGATGACTTCTGATGATCTTTTTGAAACCATAGAAAAACACGCAGCTGACGGTATGGATTTTATGGCAATTCACTGTGCATTAAACTTTGATATCATCCATACCCTTCAAAAAACAGGAAGGGTAACAGATGTAGTAAGTAGAGGAGGGTCCTTCCTTACAGGCTGGATGCTGCAAAACCAAAAGGAAAATCCTTTATATGAAGAATTTGATAGGCTGTTGAAAATCATGAAGGCTTATGATGTAGTTTTAAGTATAGGAGATGCTATAAGACCAGGATCTACAGCAGATTCATTGGACCAATCCCAAATCAAGGGTCTGATGGTTGCAGGGGACTTAGTAAAAAGAGCTCTTGCGGCAGGGGTTCAAGTAATGATTGAAGGTCCAGGGCATGTGCCACTGAACCATGTAAAAACCACCATGGAACTACAGAAAAAACTATGCCATAACGTTCCTTATTACATATTAGGCTTCCTTGCAACAGATGTTGCTCCAGGTTATGACAATATCACAGGTGCCATCGGTGGTGCTTTTGCGGGAATGCACGGTGCAGACTTCCTTTGCTACTTAACACCTGCAGAACATTTAGGCTTACCTAATGAAGATGATGTAAGAACAGGGGTGATCTCTACAAGAATTGCTGCACAGGCGGCAAATGTTGCTAGAAAACGTGGTCATGTCATCAACAACGAACTACAGATGGCGAAGGCTAGAGTAGGAATGAACTTAGAACAGCAACTTCAAAGGGCAATTCATCCAGAAGTATTGAAGGCGGCAATGAAAAACCAGAAAAATGATAACCATCACTGTAGTGCTTGTGGGGATGATGATTGTGCGATGCAGGTGGCGGCGAAATACTTCGGTATTGCATAG
- the bzaD gene encoding B12 lower ligand biosynthesis radical SAM protein BzaD → MKVLFIQAMSTEAATSEMVYPIGIVTLATLLKEDHTIEIFDMNIQEDPFSQLKEKLQSYPPEVICVSLRNIDPLGNKMTSLMPPFVATVKMIAALVPKGKIIVGGTGFSLFPKRIMEELPEIQYGIIGEGENTLPQLLENLENPSHLKGLCFRKAGEIVILNPSRELDMEYDYIQPDRKLLNPELYNSRNSYVQAMGVETKRGCPFHCSYCVYPNLQGRKLRCRDPKQVVDEIELLSKEYGIERVHFTDPVVNIPKGHLERICSLLIERNVQVKWSGFFREDYLDEKNMMLFRDSGCECFSFSPDGLSQEALDVLGKGLKIEDIIRAAKLSASTGVLSVYHFMVNVPGESEATIKKGMELIDEIYAIHQETKSLGTVVLNNVRLYPDTPIYEIAKKQGLLSPSTDLLYPVYYNPEPFSSIRHRLETLHLCKNIFMWQELK, encoded by the coding sequence ATGAAGGTATTATTTATACAAGCCATGTCTACAGAGGCTGCTACATCTGAGATGGTCTATCCTATAGGGATTGTTACCTTAGCTACTTTGCTTAAAGAGGATCATACTATTGAGATTTTTGATATGAATATTCAAGAAGATCCCTTTAGTCAGTTAAAAGAGAAGCTGCAAAGCTACCCTCCAGAGGTAATCTGTGTTTCCTTAAGAAACATCGACCCTCTAGGAAATAAGATGACCTCTCTGATGCCTCCCTTTGTAGCCACTGTAAAGATGATTGCTGCCCTTGTCCCCAAAGGAAAAATTATTGTGGGGGGCACTGGATTTTCTCTTTTTCCTAAAAGAATCATGGAGGAACTACCAGAGATTCAGTATGGCATCATTGGAGAAGGGGAGAATACATTACCTCAACTGCTGGAGAACTTAGAAAATCCATCTCATCTTAAGGGATTATGCTTCAGAAAAGCAGGGGAGATCGTGATACTCAATCCCTCTAGGGAATTAGACATGGAATATGACTACATTCAGCCGGATAGAAAATTATTGAACCCAGAGCTCTACAATAGTAGAAATAGTTATGTGCAGGCTATGGGGGTAGAGACAAAAAGAGGTTGTCCCTTTCATTGTAGCTACTGCGTATATCCTAATCTACAGGGAAGAAAACTTCGCTGTAGAGATCCTAAACAAGTGGTGGATGAAATTGAATTGCTAAGTAAAGAATATGGTATCGAGAGAGTACACTTCACTGATCCAGTGGTAAATATACCAAAGGGGCATTTGGAGAGGATTTGTTCTCTATTAATAGAGCGAAATGTACAAGTAAAATGGAGTGGATTTTTTCGAGAGGATTACTTAGACGAAAAGAATATGATGCTTTTTAGAGATTCTGGTTGTGAATGTTTCTCCTTTTCTCCTGATGGTCTTTCTCAAGAAGCCTTAGATGTTTTAGGGAAAGGGCTAAAGATAGAGGATATTATAAGAGCCGCAAAGCTGTCTGCCAGCACAGGTGTTCTTAGTGTATATCATTTCATGGTAAATGTTCCAGGAGAAAGTGAAGCTACTATAAAAAAAGGTATGGAATTGATTGATGAAATCTATGCTATTCATCAAGAAACAAAAAGCCTAGGGACAGTTGTTCTAAACAATGTCAGGCTTTATCCAGATACACCTATTTATGAAATAGCTAAAAAGCAAGGTCTTCTTTCGCCTTCTACAGATCTGCTTTATCCCGTTTACTATAACCCTGAACCTTTTAGTAGTATTCGCCATCGCTTGGAAACCCTCCATTTATGTAAAAACATTTTTATGTGGCAGGAGTTGAAATAA
- a CDS encoding spore germination protein translates to MSRNIKRPLKYLSKKKSEISTKTQEITLPTQEIPQEIKAIEKLLENIFEKSSDFIIRRIFFGKNPSASVIIVFINGMIDKQLLNNTVIKPLLEEESFTSFEFLKKSIVFNCDVREVESFQDSIDGILGGNALVYVEGVKKALKISVQGGNMRSVEEPVTESVVRGPREGFTESIVTNTSLLRRKIRNPYLRFESLTIGNQTKTEINICYIKGIANNEIIAEVKNRLKKITTESILESGYIEEFIQDAPFSIFPTVANSEKPDIVAAKILEGRVGILCDGTPFVLTVPHLFIEVLQAGEDYYSRWIYSLLVRSIRLMAFMITTMTPAYYVALISFHQDVIPFKLLLTMAASREGIPFSAFLEALLMIFTFELLREAGVRMPRPIGQAVSIVGALVIGDAAVRAGLVSIPMVVVIAITAITSFIIPQLSGGLLIIRLLLLFAANIVGIFGIIVGTLILFIHMCSLKSFQVPYLSPVTPLEMADLKDSFVRYPIWRLLVKPKSFIRKT, encoded by the coding sequence ATGTCTAGAAATATAAAAAGGCCTTTGAAATACCTAAGCAAAAAAAAATCTGAGATATCCACGAAAACACAGGAAATCACTTTGCCAACACAAGAAATCCCACAGGAGATAAAAGCTATTGAAAAGTTATTGGAAAATATATTTGAAAAAAGCAGTGATTTTATTATCAGAAGAATATTTTTTGGAAAAAACCCTTCCGCTTCAGTAATAATTGTTTTTATTAATGGCATGATAGATAAACAGTTACTCAATAATACTGTAATAAAGCCGCTTTTGGAGGAAGAGAGCTTTACTTCTTTTGAATTTTTGAAAAAAAGTATTGTTTTCAATTGTGATGTAAGAGAGGTAGAAAGTTTTCAGGATAGTATTGATGGTATTCTAGGTGGAAACGCTCTTGTATATGTAGAAGGTGTAAAAAAAGCCCTAAAGATAAGTGTACAGGGAGGAAATATGCGGAGTGTAGAAGAACCTGTAACAGAGTCCGTGGTTCGAGGACCAAGAGAGGGCTTTACTGAATCAATCGTGACAAATACTTCTCTATTAAGGAGAAAAATTAGAAATCCTTATCTTAGATTTGAATCCTTAACCATAGGAAATCAAACTAAAACTGAAATTAATATCTGCTATATTAAAGGGATAGCAAATAATGAAATCATTGCAGAAGTAAAGAATCGGTTAAAGAAGATTACTACAGAGAGTATTTTGGAGTCTGGATATATAGAGGAGTTTATTCAAGATGCACCTTTTTCTATATTTCCAACGGTAGCAAATAGTGAAAAACCTGATATTGTTGCTGCCAAAATATTAGAGGGTAGAGTAGGCATTCTTTGTGATGGTACACCTTTTGTTTTAACCGTTCCTCATCTGTTTATTGAAGTGTTACAAGCCGGTGAGGATTATTATTCAAGATGGATTTACTCTTTGCTTGTACGTTCTATTCGATTGATGGCCTTTATGATTACTACCATGACACCAGCCTACTATGTAGCCTTAATAAGCTTTCACCAAGATGTAATTCCCTTCAAACTGCTGCTGACCATGGCAGCTTCAAGGGAAGGTATTCCTTTTTCAGCTTTTTTAGAGGCTTTGTTAATGATTTTCACCTTTGAACTATTAAGGGAAGCAGGGGTTCGAATGCCTCGACCTATCGGGCAGGCAGTAAGTATTGTCGGTGCTTTAGTAATTGGTGATGCAGCTGTTAGAGCAGGGCTTGTAAGCATTCCTATGGTTGTAGTAATTGCTATTACAGCAATTACTAGCTTTATTATTCCTCAGCTTTCCGGAGGTTTATTAATTATACGGTTGTTGCTGCTCTTTGCTGCCAATATCGTAGGAATTTTTGGAATTATAGTAGGTACACTGATCCTTTTCATCCATATGTGCAGCTTAAAATCCTTCCAAGTACCTTATTTATCTCCTGTAACTCCCCTTGAAATGGCAGATCTAAAAGATAGTTTTGTTCGTTATCCTATCTGGAGGCTATTAGTAAAGCCCAAATCCTTTATCAGGAAAACATGA
- the thiC gene encoding phosphomethylpyrimidine synthase ThiC, with translation MTLLENARNGIITDEMKQVAIKEGVSEEFIRQGIAKGEIVLLGSKHHKGVCPVAIGTGLSTKVSASIGMHGAEDSISGEIEKMMTAVAAGTDALMDLSISGDIDGMRKEALAATPKPIGTLPLYQALADAKKKRGSSLKMTVDDLFEVIEKHAAEGIDFLALHCGTTMDIVARAKREGRIDPLVSFGGAHLIGWMIHNEAENPLYENFDRLLEIARKYDVVLSFADGMRPGCLADSLDGAQVHELVVLGELVTRARNAGVQVMVKGPGHVPIDEIETTVKLQKSLCKGAPYFVFGPLVTDSAVGFDHISAAIGGAISAFAGAEFLCYVTPAEHVGLPNKKQVYDGVMASRIAAHAADVAKGLEKAIQWDLEMSQARRNLDWEKQMELSIDPETARRMWKERSDDFSSECTMCGKYCAMKIVSQFLNKDNNMATA, from the coding sequence ATGACTTTATTAGAAAATGCAAGAAACGGTATCATCACTGATGAAATGAAACAGGTAGCTATAAAAGAAGGGGTGAGCGAAGAGTTTATCCGTCAAGGAATCGCTAAAGGGGAAATCGTATTGCTAGGAAGTAAGCACCACAAAGGTGTATGTCCAGTTGCAATAGGTACAGGACTATCTACCAAGGTCAGTGCCAGTATCGGTATGCATGGTGCTGAGGATAGTATTAGCGGAGAAATTGAGAAGATGATGACAGCAGTGGCAGCAGGAACAGATGCCCTTATGGATTTAAGTATAAGTGGAGATATAGATGGCATGAGAAAAGAAGCTTTAGCTGCTACGCCAAAACCGATTGGAACTTTACCCCTATATCAGGCTTTAGCTGATGCCAAGAAAAAACGAGGCTCTTCCCTCAAAATGACAGTAGATGATTTATTTGAGGTAATTGAAAAACATGCTGCTGAAGGAATAGACTTTTTGGCATTACATTGCGGTACCACGATGGATATTGTTGCAAGAGCAAAGCGTGAAGGAAGAATTGATCCTCTAGTAAGCTTTGGAGGTGCCCATCTAATTGGCTGGATGATCCACAATGAAGCAGAAAATCCTTTATATGAAAATTTTGATAGGCTGTTGGAAATAGCAAGAAAGTACGATGTAGTTTTAAGCTTTGCTGATGGTATGAGACCGGGATGTCTTGCAGATTCTTTAGATGGAGCACAGGTTCATGAACTTGTAGTCTTAGGAGAGTTGGTAACCAGAGCAAGAAATGCAGGGGTACAGGTGATGGTAAAAGGTCCAGGACATGTTCCTATCGATGAGATAGAGACAACAGTAAAGCTGCAAAAGAGCCTATGTAAAGGTGCCCCTTATTTTGTCTTTGGTCCGCTGGTAACAGATAGTGCAGTAGGTTTTGATCATATAAGTGCAGCTATAGGTGGTGCCATTAGTGCCTTTGCCGGTGCAGAGTTTTTATGCTATGTTACCCCAGCAGAACATGTAGGTTTACCTAATAAGAAACAGGTTTATGATGGTGTGATGGCTTCACGAATTGCTGCACATGCTGCAGATGTAGCTAAAGGGTTAGAAAAAGCTATTCAATGGGATTTAGAAATGTCACAGGCTAGAAGAAACTTAGATTGGGAAAAACAAATGGAATTATCCATCGATCCCGAAACTGCAAGAAGAATGTGGAAGGAAAGAAGCGATGACTTTTCTTCAGAATGTACCATGTGCGGAAAATATTGTGCTATGAAGATCGTATCACAATTCTTAAATAAGGATAACAATATGGCCACTGCTTAA
- a CDS encoding Ger(x)C family spore germination protein produces the protein MNKKILKKTLLLLILLSLSLTTSCWNNRDITDIAIAVGIALDLTDREEIQLTVQLVNPAAMQSDQGVGGGGNIEASVEISATGVTVFDAARNLIGNTSKKMLFSHMQVVLIGESLAKKGLIEIIDFWERDHEPKRKVDFLIVKGGTAKEILEAKTHIEPLSSIHLMKSLEASKAIGRIQKITLFDIIQQLHEPKRSVVIGIIDPSTSSKEVYIEEMQLQGSSVFKQAKLIGFLTPIETRGFLFADDKIQSAILTVPNPVHLGKLFAVEVLNSKGNITAKLDNDQVTLKIEVVATGNLGEIIGEKDLARFNLLNKLERNIEESIKKEINQVVKVAQKEYRSDIFGFGAQLYRQQYKEWVKIEKDWEDIFSNTPIDIEVKFTLKGAGLIKEPVRVQ, from the coding sequence ATGAATAAAAAAATCCTAAAAAAAACATTATTATTGCTAATCCTCTTAAGCTTATCCTTAACAACTTCTTGTTGGAATAATCGTGACATTACCGATATCGCTATTGCCGTAGGAATAGCCCTTGATCTAACAGATAGAGAAGAAATTCAACTTACTGTTCAACTGGTAAACCCTGCAGCAATGCAATCAGACCAAGGTGTGGGGGGTGGCGGCAATATAGAAGCCAGTGTTGAAATATCTGCTACAGGTGTAACAGTTTTTGATGCTGCTAGGAACTTAATCGGTAACACTAGTAAAAAAATGTTGTTTTCTCATATGCAGGTAGTCCTCATTGGAGAATCTCTTGCAAAAAAAGGGCTAATCGAGATAATAGACTTTTGGGAGCGTGACCATGAACCAAAACGAAAAGTAGACTTTCTCATAGTAAAGGGTGGAACAGCTAAAGAAATCCTTGAAGCTAAAACCCATATCGAACCACTATCCTCTATACATCTTATGAAAAGTTTAGAGGCCAGCAAGGCTATTGGGAGAATTCAAAAAATCACTCTCTTTGATATTATTCAGCAACTTCATGAACCTAAGCGTTCTGTAGTAATAGGTATAATAGATCCCAGCACCAGCTCCAAAGAAGTTTATATAGAGGAAATGCAACTTCAAGGAAGTAGTGTTTTTAAACAAGCCAAACTAATAGGTTTTCTCACACCAATCGAGACTAGAGGGTTTTTATTTGCTGATGACAAAATACAAAGTGCTATTCTTACTGTTCCTAATCCAGTACACTTAGGGAAGCTTTTTGCAGTAGAAGTTCTTAATAGTAAAGGCAATATCACAGCAAAGCTTGATAATGACCAAGTAACATTAAAAATTGAAGTGGTAGCAACAGGAAATTTGGGAGAGATTATTGGAGAAAAAGATTTGGCACGATTTAATTTGTTAAATAAGTTAGAAAGAAATATAGAAGAAAGTATTAAAAAGGAGATCAATCAAGTAGTCAAGGTGGCTCAAAAAGAATATAGGAGTGATATATTTGGATTTGGGGCACAGCTTTATAGACAACAATATAAGGAATGGGTAAAAATTGAGAAGGATTGGGAGGATATATTCTCCAACACCCCGATAGATATTGAAGTGAAGTTTACTCTTAAGGGAGCAGGACTGATCAAAGAACCTGTAAGAGTTCAATAA
- the cobT gene encoding nicotinate-nucleotide--dimethylbenzimidazole phosphoribosyltransferase, which produces MSAKLAEIIQEIQPSNKAWGLKAKEYLNNLATPPGSLGELLTLAEQLSAIKETLKPSVKNKMVIVMAGDHGVVEEGVSAFPQEVTPQMVANFVKGGASINVLSEVVGAKVVVVDMGVAVDLTDFVEKGNVLPYKIDYGTKNMTKGPAMTKEQAEKALLAGIEVAGKMIQEKGVELIATGDMGIGNTTPSSAIVSVMTGKSVVEVTGRGTGVDDKGLENKVLAIEKAIEINHPDAKDALDVLSKVGGYEIAGIAGVILGAAYHKVPVVVDGFISTAGALIAKGLNPNVVDYMIASHKSVEVGHQHMWQALGLNPILDLKFRLGEGTGAAMAMNVVEAAAQVINKVLTFEDAGVSKDA; this is translated from the coding sequence ATGTCTGCTAAATTAGCTGAAATAATTCAAGAAATTCAACCCAGTAATAAGGCGTGGGGATTGAAGGCAAAGGAATATTTAAATAATCTAGCAACACCTCCAGGAAGTCTGGGGGAGTTGCTTACGTTGGCAGAGCAATTGTCAGCAATAAAGGAAACCTTAAAACCTTCAGTAAAAAATAAAATGGTTATCGTCATGGCAGGAGACCACGGAGTAGTGGAAGAAGGGGTGAGTGCTTTTCCACAGGAAGTTACGCCTCAAATGGTGGCAAACTTTGTAAAGGGTGGAGCCAGCATCAATGTATTATCAGAAGTGGTAGGAGCAAAGGTTGTTGTAGTGGATATGGGGGTAGCAGTAGATTTGACGGACTTCGTTGAAAAAGGTAACGTGTTACCCTATAAGATAGATTACGGAACAAAAAATATGACAAAAGGACCGGCAATGACGAAAGAACAAGCGGAAAAAGCACTTTTAGCAGGAATCGAAGTGGCTGGCAAAATGATTCAAGAAAAGGGAGTAGAATTAATTGCCACTGGAGACATGGGTATAGGCAATACCACCCCTAGCAGCGCCATTGTGTCAGTGATGACAGGTAAAAGTGTTGTTGAAGTTACTGGTAGAGGCACTGGTGTAGACGATAAAGGGTTAGAAAATAAGGTTCTCGCCATAGAAAAGGCAATAGAAATCAATCATCCCGATGCTAAAGATGCTTTAGATGTTTTATCCAAAGTAGGAGGCTATGAAATAGCAGGAATAGCTGGGGTGATTTTAGGAGCAGCTTATCATAAAGTGCCAGTTGTTGTTGATGGTTTTATCTCTACTGCGGGAGCTTTGATTGCAAAAGGGTTAAATCCAAATGTAGTAGATTACATGATTGCCTCTCATAAATCTGTAGAAGTAGGTCATCAGCATATGTGGCAGGCGTTGGGCTTAAACCCTATACTTGATTTAAAGTTTCGGTTAGGTGAAGGTACTGGTGCTGCTATGGCGATGAATGTTGTTGAAGCTGCTGCTCAAGTAATCAATAAAGTACTTACCTTTGAAGATGCAGGGGTTAGCAAAGATGCTTAA
- a CDS encoding B12-binding domain-containing radical SAM protein, with translation MKILLLEHPRQIGEENINDIANAPLSSCLFTGYIAGVLKEQRHHVDIVEGYLERRCYEEIYQMIKAFKPKVLGVHMVYQWKADTELYQLLRQVKEEGLVSYITAYGYYPTFAYEEIFQECSALDSIILGEPEMTFLRLVEELETHSTHHQLKGIVYRTSSNQLHIEYAEAFEALDHIPFPERTAASLSIGEVNIMGSRGCYGSCSFCYINPFIGSGCSKWRGRSPENIVEEIDEVIAKTGMRSFYFTDPNFFGPGKQGQERAIKLASLLKSRNIQFGIEARVNDIHDTSIKALVDAGLKHILVGLESGKEESLKRLNKMTTVEQNEEALKILRSHGIKPNIGFIMFEPDSTVEDLRINYDFLKRNEILNSLDITVNVLYHHQIILQGTKSYKELKEQGRLKLSSLSTYEGSADYKDPQVAAFAAIMREITNCIFGCYKTLWCNGTYSAEEMKEKYDKVNTMLIGVFEETLTLLEKGISIENHYKSNTVKVLKEYVCNTLK, from the coding sequence ATGAAAATCCTATTATTAGAACATCCTCGACAAATTGGAGAGGAAAACATCAATGATATCGCCAATGCACCACTTTCCTCCTGTTTGTTTACTGGATATATTGCAGGGGTGCTAAAAGAACAAAGGCATCATGTAGATATAGTTGAAGGTTATTTAGAGAGACGCTGCTATGAAGAAATCTACCAAATGATTAAAGCCTTCAAACCAAAGGTACTAGGGGTTCATATGGTATATCAATGGAAGGCAGACACAGAGCTTTATCAGTTGTTAAGGCAAGTGAAGGAGGAGGGCTTGGTATCCTATATCACAGCCTACGGTTATTACCCTACCTTTGCTTATGAAGAAATTTTCCAAGAGTGTAGTGCCTTGGATTCTATTATTCTTGGAGAACCTGAAATGACTTTTTTACGGCTTGTTGAAGAATTAGAGACCCATAGTACACATCATCAATTGAAGGGAATTGTCTATAGAACATCATCAAACCAACTGCATATAGAGTATGCTGAAGCCTTCGAAGCTTTAGATCATATTCCTTTTCCCGAAAGAACTGCTGCCTCTCTATCTATAGGAGAAGTGAATATTATGGGCAGCAGAGGGTGTTACGGCAGCTGCAGTTTTTGCTATATTAATCCCTTTATTGGCAGTGGTTGTTCTAAATGGCGGGGAAGAAGTCCTGAAAACATCGTAGAAGAAATAGATGAAGTTATCGCTAAAACCGGTATGAGGTCCTTCTACTTTACAGATCCTAATTTTTTTGGTCCCGGAAAACAGGGTCAGGAAAGAGCCATAAAGTTAGCTTCTTTGCTAAAGTCTAGAAATATACAATTTGGCATAGAAGCAAGGGTTAATGATATCCACGATACATCTATAAAAGCTTTAGTAGATGCTGGATTAAAACATATCCTGGTTGGACTTGAAAGTGGTAAAGAAGAAAGCTTGAAAAGATTGAACAAAATGACCACTGTAGAACAAAACGAAGAAGCTTTAAAAATCTTAAGAAGTCACGGCATAAAACCCAATATAGGTTTCATCATGTTTGAGCCAGATTCTACAGTAGAGGATTTGAGGATCAACTATGACTTCTTAAAAAGAAATGAAATTCTTAACAGTCTTGATATTACCGTCAACGTTCTTTACCATCACCAGATTATTCTTCAAGGAACAAAATCCTATAAAGAATTAAAAGAGCAGGGGAGACTAAAATTATCTTCTTTATCCACCTATGAAGGAAGTGCTGATTACAAAGATCCTCAGGTAGCTGCCTTTGCCGCCATCATGCGGGAGATAACAAATTGTATTTTTGGTTGTTATAAAACATTGTGGTGCAACGGTACCTATAGTGCAGAAGAAATGAAGGAAAAGTATGATAAAGTCAACACCATGCTAATCGGTGTGTTTGAAGAAACTTTAACCCTATTGGAAAAGGGAATTTCCATCGAAAATCACTATAAATCAAATACTGTCAAGGTTTTAAAGGAATATGTTTGTAACACATTGAAATAA